The Verrucomicrobium spinosum DSM 4136 = JCM 18804 genome includes a region encoding these proteins:
- the pstB gene encoding phosphate ABC transporter ATP-binding protein PstB, whose product MTQTVAPPSVSSSSASTAAASSATTQPLLKINEVDFAYGARQTLFGVNMGIAQREVTAFIGPSGCGKSTLLRCINRINDMIEGARITKGNITLGNVDINHPDLDVIALRRKVGMVFQKYNPFPRSIFENVAYGLEVAGMKNKKLIAETVERSLRSATLWEEVKDRLHESALGLSGGQQQRLCIARTLSVRPEVVLMDEPCAALDPIATAKIEELIHQLKKDYTIVIVTHNMEQAVRVSDKTAFFYLGKLIEFNNTMTLFSTPENEQTERYLSGRMG is encoded by the coding sequence ATGACTCAAACAGTCGCCCCTCCTTCCGTGTCCAGCTCCTCCGCCAGCACTGCTGCTGCGTCGTCCGCGACCACGCAGCCGCTGCTGAAGATCAATGAAGTGGATTTCGCCTATGGTGCCCGCCAGACGCTCTTCGGAGTCAACATGGGCATCGCCCAGCGCGAGGTCACCGCTTTCATCGGCCCGTCCGGCTGCGGCAAGTCCACTCTGCTGCGCTGCATCAACCGCATCAACGACATGATCGAAGGTGCCCGCATCACCAAGGGCAACATTACCTTGGGGAATGTGGACATCAACCACCCGGACCTCGACGTCATCGCGTTACGCCGCAAGGTCGGCATGGTGTTCCAGAAGTACAATCCCTTCCCCCGCAGCATCTTCGAGAATGTGGCCTACGGTCTCGAAGTGGCGGGCATGAAAAACAAGAAGCTCATCGCTGAGACCGTGGAGCGCAGCCTGCGTTCCGCAACCCTTTGGGAAGAAGTGAAGGACCGCCTTCATGAAAGCGCCCTCGGCCTCTCCGGGGGTCAGCAGCAGCGTCTTTGCATCGCCCGCACCCTTTCCGTGAGACCGGAAGTGGTGCTCATGGACGAGCCGTGTGCCGCGCTGGACCCGATCGCCACGGCCAAGATCGAAGAGCTCATCCACCAGCTCAAGAAAGACTACACCATTGTCATCGTCACCCACAACATGGAGCAGGCCGTCCGCGTCTCCGACAAGACCGCCTTCTTCTATCTGGGCAAGTTGATCGAATTCAACAACACCATGACCCTCTTCTCCACCCCGGAGAACGAGCAGACCGAGCGCTATCTGAGCGGTCGCATGGGTTGA
- the pstB gene encoding phosphate ABC transporter ATP-binding protein PstB, which yields MISVRNMDFNYGTKRALHGINMEIPSRQVTAFIGPSGCGKSTLLRCFNRINDRIAGAHISGGEVVIKGKNIYDADVDTTQLRRQVGMVFQKYNPFPKSIYENVVYGLRINGVKKKSELDDACEYALKAAALWEECKDRLKTNAFGLSGGQMQRLCIARAVAVKPDVLLMDEPCSALDPIATLKVEELIVDLKKDYTVVIVTHNMQQARRVAELTAFMYLGELIEFAETDQIFGNPQQKKTEDYVRGQFS from the coding sequence ATGATTTCCGTCCGGAACATGGACTTCAACTACGGAACCAAGCGCGCCCTCCATGGCATCAACATGGAGATCCCTTCCCGCCAGGTCACCGCATTCATTGGTCCCTCCGGTTGCGGCAAGTCCACCCTCCTGCGCTGCTTCAACCGCATCAACGACCGTATCGCTGGAGCTCACATCTCCGGCGGTGAGGTGGTCATCAAGGGCAAGAACATCTATGATGCCGATGTGGACACCACCCAGCTCCGCCGTCAGGTGGGCATGGTCTTCCAGAAGTACAATCCCTTCCCCAAGAGCATCTACGAGAACGTCGTGTACGGTCTCCGCATCAACGGTGTGAAGAAGAAGTCCGAGCTGGATGACGCCTGCGAGTACGCACTGAAGGCCGCAGCCCTCTGGGAGGAATGCAAGGACCGTCTGAAGACCAACGCCTTCGGCCTCTCCGGCGGCCAGATGCAGCGCCTCTGCATCGCCCGCGCCGTGGCCGTCAAGCCGGACGTGCTGCTCATGGATGAGCCTTGCTCCGCCCTCGACCCCATCGCCACCCTCAAGGTGGAAGAACTCATCGTGGATCTGAAGAAAGACTACACCGTGGTCATCGTCACCCACAACATGCAGCAGGCCCGCCGTGTGGCGGAACTCACCGCCTTCATGTATCTGGGAGAACTCATCGAGTTCGCTGAAACTGACCAGATCTTCGGCAATCCCCAGCAGAAGAAAACGGAAGACTACGTCCGTGGTCAGTTCAGCTGA
- a CDS encoding PstA family ABC transporter permease: MHAPAPSALLENPFAKRRSHLETYEFIVRSVLRGATYLILFATAAIFLHIIVKGSPILFQAKAPFINVEFLTKLPETLHVLEDKQGHIYKTDPKGADAIKHQLGDNLRQEKTISYSGGGILGPIVGTFLLVLVCIVVALFLGISSAIYLSEYAKPGKFIEWVRLAILNLAGVPSVVFGLFGLGVFVLAAPVFTNTPLDRALLVIPLGFTQMSFQGWDTSVLSGAFTLAFVILPVIITASEECLRAVPMGFRETSLALGATRWQTIWRSVLPFAMPGILTSSILGIARAAGETAPIMFTAALAFKDKLPWQGEAGFGGVFTESVQALPYHIYTLAARIPQNEYSERAQYGSVFVFLVLVMTLATASVLLRRKLRAKYKW, translated from the coding sequence ATGCACGCACCCGCCCCTTCAGCCCTGCTGGAAAACCCCTTTGCAAAGCGCAGGTCGCACCTCGAGACTTACGAGTTCATCGTCAGATCCGTGTTGCGCGGCGCCACCTACCTCATCCTGTTCGCCACCGCGGCGATCTTTCTCCACATCATTGTCAAGGGCTCGCCCATCCTGTTCCAGGCCAAAGCCCCTTTCATCAATGTGGAGTTCCTCACGAAGCTGCCTGAAACCCTCCACGTGCTGGAGGACAAGCAGGGCCACATCTACAAGACCGACCCGAAAGGAGCGGATGCCATCAAGCACCAGCTCGGTGACAACCTCCGCCAGGAAAAGACCATCTCCTACTCCGGCGGCGGGATCCTCGGCCCCATTGTGGGCACCTTCCTGCTGGTCTTGGTCTGCATTGTGGTTGCCCTCTTCCTCGGCATCTCATCAGCGATCTACCTCAGCGAGTACGCCAAGCCCGGCAAGTTCATTGAGTGGGTACGGCTGGCCATCCTGAACCTCGCTGGCGTGCCCTCCGTGGTCTTCGGCCTCTTTGGTCTCGGGGTCTTCGTTCTGGCAGCTCCCGTCTTTACCAACACCCCGCTGGATAGGGCCCTGCTGGTGATTCCGCTGGGATTCACCCAGATGAGCTTCCAGGGCTGGGACACGAGCGTCCTGAGCGGTGCCTTCACCCTCGCCTTCGTCATCCTTCCGGTCATCATCACCGCCAGTGAGGAGTGCCTCCGCGCGGTGCCAATGGGTTTCCGCGAGACTTCCCTCGCCCTGGGTGCCACCCGCTGGCAGACCATCTGGCGCAGCGTGCTGCCCTTTGCCATGCCGGGCATCTTGACCTCCAGCATCTTGGGCATCGCCCGCGCCGCTGGCGAGACAGCCCCGATCATGTTCACCGCAGCCCTGGCCTTCAAAGACAAGCTGCCCTGGCAGGGTGAAGCAGGCTTCGGGGGCGTCTTCACGGAGTCCGTGCAGGCCCTTCCCTATCACATCTACACCCTGGCCGCCCGCATCCCGCAGAATGAATACTCGGAGCGCGCCCAGTATGGCTCCGTTTTCGTCTTCCTCGTTCTCGTCATGACCCTTGCCACCGCTTCGGTCTTGCTCCGTCGTAAACTCCGCGCCAAATACAAATGGTAA
- the pstC gene encoding phosphate ABC transporter permease subunit PstC, with protein MNEDKPSPSSDFQGLIKPPTFLGLRVDRQSLIKHFFTGSAAVTILTLFLIMYSLLKEGTGFIPTYQFELKVYRQAGLEFCDFIQKPLTENTALLSKLNRAVNADTATLTQKAQVRRDALFLAKGRIEEKTARLREAVTEAVETAGTPPEKLAQARQALNEANAKAVAEEVFPDVFSAEERRQIASDLSTLQPDAAELPAILKTLSAEFAEQDRIAKDKYAGFLEAVEAFEEAAEPIVELHDGIAELAKSTKEAAVQQHMAEDAKAQLLAAAESAKTPEAKANFQKEADATSLEAIDYKSKIEPIVAKLPEYEAMVPTYVAAIRAAMEKVPQKGETKESTALINEVRKQLPKHLSHAEESPALMKAWQWDKPIPMVQALTAFLFGGDWITNSSWQDFYGVVPLLTGSLMIAIIALVIALPLSVAAAIYTNQFASPREQELIKPFIEFIQAIPSVVLGFIGISVVGDLIKETSNVAWLQWIPGFPVQERLNMFNAGLLLALMAIPTMFSLAEDAIQNVPRAFSEASEALGATKLQTVFRVIFPASLSGVFAAMLLGLGRIIGETMVVLLVAGNRIAIPDFSDGIGTVFQPAHTLTGIIAQELGEVSKGSSHWQALFMVGILLFTISLFINFVSRKVVKRFQLPKI; from the coding sequence ATGAACGAGGACAAGCCCAGCCCCAGCAGTGACTTTCAAGGTCTCATCAAGCCGCCCACTTTCCTCGGGCTGCGGGTGGACCGCCAAAGCTTGATCAAACACTTTTTCACAGGAAGCGCCGCCGTCACGATCCTGACGCTCTTCCTCATCATGTACTCCCTGCTCAAAGAAGGCACGGGATTCATCCCCACCTACCAGTTTGAACTGAAGGTGTACCGCCAGGCGGGCCTGGAGTTCTGCGACTTCATCCAGAAGCCCCTTACGGAAAACACCGCACTCCTGAGCAAACTGAACCGCGCGGTCAACGCGGACACGGCCACCCTCACCCAAAAAGCCCAGGTCCGCCGCGACGCCCTGTTCCTGGCCAAAGGCAGGATTGAGGAAAAAACGGCCCGCCTCAGGGAGGCCGTCACTGAGGCCGTCGAAACTGCCGGCACCCCGCCGGAAAAACTCGCACAAGCCCGCCAGGCCCTCAACGAGGCCAACGCAAAAGCCGTGGCTGAAGAGGTTTTCCCGGATGTGTTCAGCGCTGAAGAACGCCGCCAGATCGCTTCCGATCTCAGCACGCTACAGCCCGACGCCGCCGAACTTCCCGCGATCCTCAAGACCCTGAGCGCCGAGTTCGCCGAGCAGGACCGCATCGCCAAAGATAAATACGCGGGTTTCCTCGAAGCCGTTGAGGCCTTTGAAGAGGCTGCCGAACCCATCGTGGAGCTTCACGATGGAATCGCCGAACTGGCCAAGTCCACAAAAGAGGCCGCTGTGCAGCAGCATATGGCAGAAGACGCCAAGGCCCAGTTGCTGGCCGCCGCTGAATCCGCCAAGACCCCCGAAGCCAAAGCCAACTTCCAGAAAGAGGCGGATGCCACCTCGCTGGAGGCCATCGACTACAAGAGCAAGATCGAGCCCATCGTGGCCAAGCTTCCCGAGTATGAGGCCATGGTCCCAACCTATGTCGCCGCCATTAGGGCCGCCATGGAAAAGGTCCCCCAGAAGGGTGAAACCAAGGAGTCCACCGCACTCATCAATGAAGTGCGCAAGCAGCTCCCCAAGCACCTCAGTCATGCTGAAGAGTCCCCGGCCCTCATGAAAGCCTGGCAATGGGACAAGCCCATTCCGATGGTTCAAGCCCTTACCGCCTTCCTGTTCGGCGGCGACTGGATCACCAACAGCTCCTGGCAGGACTTTTACGGTGTGGTGCCCCTGCTGACCGGCTCCCTCATGATCGCCATCATCGCCCTGGTCATCGCCCTGCCTTTGAGCGTGGCTGCCGCGATCTACACGAACCAGTTCGCCTCCCCCCGCGAGCAGGAGCTCATCAAGCCCTTCATTGAATTCATCCAGGCCATCCCCTCCGTGGTGCTCGGCTTCATCGGCATCTCCGTGGTGGGCGACCTCATCAAGGAGACCAGCAATGTGGCCTGGTTACAATGGATCCCCGGTTTCCCGGTTCAGGAACGACTAAACATGTTCAACGCCGGCCTGCTGCTCGCGCTCATGGCCATCCCCACGATGTTCAGCCTCGCCGAGGATGCCATCCAGAACGTGCCTCGTGCCTTCAGTGAGGCCAGCGAGGCCCTGGGGGCCACCAAGCTCCAGACCGTCTTCCGCGTGATCTTCCCCGCCTCCCTCTCCGGTGTGTTTGCCGCGATGCTCCTGGGCTTGGGCCGTATCATTGGTGAAACGATGGTGGTGCTCCTGGTCGCAGGCAACCGAATTGCCATCCCCGACTTCTCTGACGGCATCGGCACTGTCTTTCAGCCAGCCCACACCCTCACAGGCATTATCGCCCAGGAACTGGGTGAGGTGTCCAAGGGCAGCTCCCACTGGCAGGCGCTTTTCATGGTGGGCATCCTCCTTTTCACCATCTCCCTCTTCATCAACTTCGTCTCCCGCAAAGTCGTGAAGCGCTTCCAGCTTCCCAAGATCTGA
- a CDS encoding phosphate ABC transporter substrate-binding protein, which yields MKSTIITSLLALAFTAGLNAQSVLRVRGSDTLGAKLVPQWAEQFKKQGGGVSFDIAAEGSSTAFTNLAAGTAEIGMSSRKVKDDERTFAKTKGVFLTEHEVAWDMIAVVVNKNNPVTNLTKKQIAGIFTGAIKDWSEVGGTPGPISVYTRNTSSGTYKDWQSLAMKGKDYASSSQKMAGNEQIVSETAGNAGGVGYVGLAYAHGKGVKAISIDGTAPTPENVKGYAYSRPTFFYTNGAPQGKVKEFIDFVHSDAGKKVSQLVGFIPAK from the coding sequence ATGAAATCCACCATCATCACCTCGCTGCTGGCCCTCGCGTTCACGGCCGGATTGAACGCCCAGAGCGTGCTGCGCGTGCGCGGCTCCGACACGCTGGGTGCGAAGCTCGTCCCCCAGTGGGCAGAACAGTTTAAGAAGCAGGGCGGCGGCGTCAGCTTTGACATCGCGGCTGAAGGATCCTCCACCGCTTTCACCAACCTCGCCGCAGGCACCGCCGAAATCGGCATGTCCTCCCGCAAGGTGAAGGATGACGAGCGCACTTTCGCCAAGACGAAGGGCGTGTTCCTCACCGAACACGAAGTGGCCTGGGACATGATCGCCGTTGTGGTGAACAAGAACAACCCGGTGACCAATCTGACCAAGAAGCAGATCGCTGGGATCTTCACCGGTGCCATTAAAGACTGGAGCGAAGTGGGCGGCACCCCCGGCCCGATCTCCGTGTACACCCGCAACACCTCCTCCGGCACCTACAAAGACTGGCAGTCCCTTGCTATGAAGGGCAAAGACTACGCCTCCAGCAGCCAGAAGATGGCTGGCAACGAGCAGATCGTGTCCGAAACGGCTGGCAACGCCGGTGGCGTCGGTTACGTGGGCCTCGCCTACGCTCATGGCAAAGGCGTCAAAGCGATCTCCATTGATGGCACCGCCCCCACCCCTGAGAACGTGAAAGGCTATGCTTACAGCCGCCCCACCTTCTTCTACACGAACGGTGCCCCCCAGGGCAAAGTGAAAGAGTTCATCGACTTCGTGCACAGCGACGCTGGCAAGAAGGTCTCCCAGCTGGTGGGCTTCATCCCCGCCAAGTAA